ACATTACATATACATGCTactttttgttgattattttgGTCCTATGTATAGTTATGTAAGAAACCGTTGATTAATATAGGGTATCTATTTACGATGactaagaaatttaaaaaaatatttttatgtccaTAACTTTAACTCTTGCACAGTTGTTTCGTCAGTGTATACTTTGTGGGGATCCGGTTCCCCCTATTACCccttttcttcatttcatcacGTGCACCCCTAGATAACCGACATGTCTTATTCAAAGTTTAAAGGTcaagattatattatattaacaaCTATCATAATCATAGTTAAGTCAACTAAttttagaaaactactctctaaatttgataaaaattaggaaaaatacacaagtaccccctcaacctatgcccaaaatctcagagacacacttatactatactatggtcctattacccccctgaacttattttataagtaattttctacccttttcggCCTAAGTGGCACTGGGTtaaaaaagtcaatcagcgtTGGCCCCACAAAATAAtgtcacgtaggccaaaaagaaGTAATTTTTATAAGTTCACGgtgtaataggaccttagtatagtataagtgtgtctctgtgatttcggacataggttgaggggtacttggtCATTATccctaaaaattatattatatatcatacaaaatttaatatttatttaatagcattaatttcatcttatatttgtatatttaaatattaaaattcttGAACATGAACCCTTTATATTTAATGTGATAAATAATAATCTTCAaagacatttttcttttatttcacaaaaaaaaaaaaaaagaatattttaacaaaacatgtattttttttccctttaaacGTACAATAACCacattaattttcttcttggaataattttgatatcgtttaattctaaaaaccttttatctttttcttttttatttttgtttcgcatcttttatttgatagttttttttttcctacgTTGATAActcatcattttttttgttcctCAATGTAGTATAACATTTGAAGAATAAAGTTTACTAGtacataaaattatttagttGATTCTCACCTTAAATATCATAAgctttaatatttaaatgtaaaaatataagatgaaattaatgatattaataaatatttaattttgtatggAATACATTgcaatttttatcaaatatagaGAGTAGTTTCTAAAATTAGTTGACTTAACTATGATTATGATagttattaatataatataattttgacctttaaattttgaataagagATGTGTCACTTATCTAGAGGTACACTTGACGAAATGGATGGAAGGGGTAATTAAGGGAAGCCGGATCCACTTTGTGGGGTTGTTGATAGGTGAGAGCATTAAAACTCATTAAAAACACTACATTACATCATAATCTTCAACTCTTCATTATAGCATATTTCTTCCTGTCTTTGTAGATACTACCTAGCAATGGCTTCACCAATAGACCTTGAGCCTCCTAATTCACTATCTTCTTCAGCTCCATCTTTCGCCATACgtcctaataataataataataataatcatcatcacaaCAACAGCTTCTTGCGAAGCATATCAACTAAAGAGCCATTGAATTTCTCCGAACAACTTCCTTATACTCCGCCTCGTATAAGCACTTCTGCACTCCCTTCCAATACATACTCTCAACCTTCAACACCGCGTCTTTCGTTCACACTAAACAATCCATCAACAAAATCAGTAGATGGTGATGATCATCCGGATTTTCATCAAACGAGTTACAGGTGCATTTCCTCTGTCCTGAAAAAGGACGGACAGATCTTGTCCGTTGCTGTATCCAACGGTCTTGTCTACACGGGGTCTCAAGCTAATCTGATACGCGTGTGGAAGTTGCCTGAGTTTACTGAGTGTGATCATCTTAAGACGAGGGCATCGTCCATGGTGGTGTCGTTACAAGTGTCTAATGACATGATTTACGCAGCCTATGGTGATTGTAAGATTCGAGTTTGGCGTAGGACTTGGGAAGGTGTAATCAAGCATGTAAGGGTTGCAACTATTCCGAAGGTTGGGAGTTATGTTCGAAGCTACATCTCCGGTAGAGAAAAAATGGTAATTTTCATCCTCAATTATTTAACATTATAgttttctatatttaatttttttttttcgcGAAAATCTTAAAAGAAAGATAGTATGAATCGAAAAATAGTAGTTGAAAGTAAATGCGTACATTAATGTTACAGTACTGTAAGATGTCATATGTAATACTCTGCTGGAGTAACATGCTGTAGCAATTTCATTATGCATATAACAACTTTTTTGGTTTGTATGTGATATGATTCTATCTAGCAAAGTACGCTTCAATTTGATCTTAGTtggtatttatattttttaaaatttgagtgTGTATAAATTGACATTTAAATCTGTATAAAGTTAAACAAGTTGACACACGTTTCATATtacataaatacaaattagtTCGAATGTATTTCACGCGAACTGACAAGGTTATTAATTGGTCTATTAGATAGTTAAATTTACcatataaaatatgttatttctattaattatatACGCATTTGTCTCAATGAAATGTAAAACCCTAGACATTTTCTACTTGAGGTTGATCGGTATAACTAAAAGAGATGACATAATTTATGtggtttatttaattaaacttATAGAATTTGAATGAAAATATGTTCCAGAAATTTGAATCGAAAGTGTCTAATTGAACCACTTTATTAAATGTTGAGGTGTTCGATTAGAACAAGACTTAATTCAAGTATCTAAATAATATATCGTAGACTATGTATTGAGCCTTTTGGAAATCAGTTAAAGtatctttttcaattttaaagcTTATATTCCAAGAAAAACTCCTCAGCTGGTGCAAAACTTTATGTCATTAGGTAGCTATCTATTCAGAATATCTGTATTTGGTTtgagttcaaaaaaaaaaagttgaatccACTATTGCTTTGGACATTTCTAGTACTGAATTAGTTGCAGCTAACTAAACACTGATTTGGACAGTTCTGGTAGcatacttatttttattttattggtttTCCATCCGGTGTTCGGAGTACACATTAGAGCCTCTGTATCGCATACTGCAGGATTCATTCGGAGGGTAACACTCCCAACATGAATTTTTTGATATCTAGGGCTCGAATCCGAAACCTCTGATTAAGGGTGAAGCAGTCTCACCAGTGCACCACAACTGTTGTGATGTTGGTTGGTAGCATATTTATTATTACATATGCAACTACAGCTTTCTGATTAAAGCACTGTAGGCATCTAATTTAATGCATTTTTGAAGCCTTGAGTTTTTTGTCTAACAAAAATAGTTCATTATATTATCTTCTACTATATAGCTATAAATATTAATGCATTTCAATGAATTATGACAGATGAAGCATATGGGACCAATATCATCACTAGCAATTAACATATCAGATGACATTCTCTATTCAGCTTCCCTTGATAAAACAGTTAAAGTATGGAGAATTTCGGACCTCAAATGCATAGAAACAATCCAAGCTCATAACGATCCGATAAACGATATTGTTGTTGGTGATGATGGTGTACTCTATACTGCTTCAGATGATGCCACGGTTCGTGTGTGGCGTCGTAATTTCTGTAGTGGTGATAGGCCACATTCCCTCACTGTTACCTTACCAGCAAAATGTTCACCAGTTAAGACATTAGCCTTAACTAGTGATGGTGGGGTACTTTATGGAGGATGTAGTGATGGTTACATTCATTATTGGCTAAAAGGTTGGTTTTCAGGGCAATTACAATATGGAGGTGCACTTCTTGGACATACACATGCTGTTATGTGTTTGGCTAGTATGGCTAATTATGTGGTTAGTGGTTCAGCTGATTC
This portion of the Solanum pennellii chromosome 12, SPENNV200 genome encodes:
- the LOC107005814 gene encoding protein JINGUBANG-like; amino-acid sequence: MASPIDLEPPNSLSSSAPSFAIRPNNNNNNNHHHNNSFLRSISTKEPLNFSEQLPYTPPRISTSALPSNTYSQPSTPRLSFTLNNPSTKSVDGDDHPDFHQTSYRCISSVLKKDGQILSVAVSNGLVYTGSQANLIRVWKLPEFTECDHLKTRASSMVVSLQVSNDMIYAAYGDCKIRVWRRTWEGVIKHVRVATIPKVGSYVRSYISGREKMMKHMGPISSLAINISDDILYSASLDKTVKVWRISDLKCIETIQAHNDPINDIVVGDDGVLYTASDDATVRVWRRNFCSGDRPHSLTVTLPAKCSPVKTLALTSDGGVLYGGCSDGYIHYWLKGWFSGQLQYGGALLGHTHAVMCLASMANYVVSGSADSTCRVWFREQQDCQHVCVAILQGHRGPIRCVAAFPRLVNEENEDGCTVCTGSLDGVIKMWRVRRTSISDKGKGSSQNACEYFEIA